A window of the Deltaproteobacteria bacterium genome harbors these coding sequences:
- a CDS encoding dUTP diphosphatase, producing MRLRVKRVRHNATPPRYMTASAAGMDLAAAVDAPVRLAPGARAAVPTGWVVEIPDGYEGQVRPRSGNALRRGLTVVNAPGTIDADFRGELHVLLVNLGDAPVTIEPGERIAQLVIAPVVRAQVVEVDEVGATQRGDGGFGSTGDR from the coding sequence GTGCGACTGCGCGTCAAACGAGTTCGCCACAACGCGACGCCGCCGCGTTACATGACGGCGTCGGCGGCGGGGATGGACCTCGCCGCCGCGGTCGACGCGCCGGTGCGCCTGGCGCCCGGCGCCCGCGCGGCCGTGCCCACGGGATGGGTCGTCGAGATCCCCGACGGCTACGAGGGGCAGGTCCGCCCGCGCAGCGGCAACGCGCTGCGCCGCGGGCTCACCGTCGTCAACGCACCCGGTACGATCGACGCCGACTTCCGCGGCGAGCTGCACGTGTTGTTGGTCAACCTCGGGGACGCGCCGGTGACGATCGAACCCGGCGAGCGCATCGCGCAGCTCGTGATAGCGCCCGTCGTCCGCGCGCAGGTCGTGGAGGTCGACGAGGTGGGCGCGACACAGCGGGGCGACGGGGGCTTCGGGTCGACGGGCGACCGATGA